In Falco rusticolus isolate bFalRus1 chromosome 7, bFalRus1.pri, whole genome shotgun sequence, the DNA window ACTCTGGGAGTGTTTAAAACCTTTGATCTCCGAGAAACAtagtttctttcttctaaaaaaaaaaccaaaaaaacaaaaaaaccccagacatgCACCaagaagaacataaaaaatgttcttctttaaagaacatttataaatgttctttaaaacaatttaaaaaaaataaagaacaaaatgttgTTATAgctgacttttttcctttttggtaaCAGAAGGCTGGAACCTCACCAACCCTGTCCTGAAGAACTAACAGATGACCACACATCAGAGTACAGAGGATTTTTTACTGCATCCAGGCTGGAATTAGCTGGAAGATACTACTCAGGGTGAACGATGAACAACACTGCTAAGTGCCATGATGATCACACCCTGGACAAGTATTTGTTTCCAAGTGTGTACAGCATTGTGATGATGATCAGTATTCCCATCAACTGCATATCCCTGTATGCATCTTGCATTCAGGTGAGGAAAAAGAATGAGTTAGCAGTCTACATCTTCAGCCTGTCCCTAGCTGACCTTTTGTACTCTCTGATTCTGCCCCTATGGATCGATTATGCCTGGAATGGAGATAACTGGAGGCTCTCTGCCTTGCTTTGTCAGATTTCTGCCTTCCTTATGTATATGAATTTCTACACCAGCACTGCGTTCCTTGCTTGCATCTCTGTTGACAGGTACCTGGCATTAGTTCACCCCTTGAAGCTCCAGCACTTGCGCACAAGAAGATTTTCATTGATTGTCAGCATAATTGTTTGGCTTCTGGAAAGCATCTTGAATTCAGCCATATTGATGAACAACGAAGTATTCAATGATCCTTGCAATTTCACTAATCACACGTTATGCTATGATAAATACCCCCTAGAATGGTGGCAGGCATGGATGAATTTATTCCGGATATGTTCAGGGTACCTGGTCCCTTTGATAATCATCGTGTTTTGCTACCACAAGATCTACCAGGTAGTGAGATATAATCAAGCCACACTAGAcgaagaaaagaaaaaagtgagaaaacttatTCTGAATATCACAGTTACTTTCATTGTTTGCTTCACTCCTTATCACGTTATGTTGCTTATTCGCAGCATTAAAG includes these proteins:
- the GPR65 gene encoding psychosine receptor, which gives rise to MNNTAKCHDDHTLDKYLFPSVYSIVMMISIPINCISLYASCIQVRKKNELAVYIFSLSLADLLYSLILPLWIDYAWNGDNWRLSALLCQISAFLMYMNFYTSTAFLACISVDRYLALVHPLKLQHLRTRRFSLIVSIIVWLLESILNSAILMNNEVFNDPCNFTNHTLCYDKYPLEWWQAWMNLFRICSGYLVPLIIIVFCYHKIYQVVRYNQATLDEEKKKVRKLILNITVTFIVCFTPYHVMLLIRSIKEPYSTDPQLLQLMYKVYRVTQAFTSFNCIADPILYCFVSETARTDILNLLRCRLCLRKQKGDQAKDHALCSFATKSSVLITHRTSGETETEQAHS